The DNA window AAAAATAATTCAGCAGTCCCACAGTACCATTCAAATCAGAAATAACACCCTTACGCAAAGGGCGAATAACTGAAATAGTGGGCGGATTCTTTTCAAACATTTTATGAGCCGCTGAACCAACGGCCATCAGTTCTCCGGTCGCAGTATCTTTCGCAACGAAACTCGGTTCGTTGATAATAATACCTGAGCCTTCTAAATAGACCAAAGTATTGCTGGTGCCGAGATCAATCCCGACATTTTTTTGTCCAAATCCTATTGCCATATGTGTCCTATCCTCATAAGTATAACACGCTGTTTTTCAGCTCTTTTAGTCAATTTGAGTCAATTTTTTATTTAAATACGTGCGGACCTGGCTGACAAAATAGAGCGAACCGGTCACAACGATCATTTGCTTTTTGCGGTCGATTTTCGATAACAATTCATCCAATTGAGCATGCCATTCCTCATACTGATTTGATTGAGCCGTTTGTTTATATGCTTGCCAATTGACAGGAAAAACAGTTGCTAAGGGTAAACTATGAAAATCCGCAGCCGAAATTTGCTTTTTTTCCAAATGTCCAAACAGGATCAATTGTTCTTTGTCGCCATATTCTCTCAGTAAAGAGTCGTTCAATACAGCTACACCTTGCGGATTGTGTGCACCATCTAAGATGATCAAAGGATCCTCAGAAATTTTTTCCATTCGCGCCGGCCAACTAACAGTGTTTAAAAATTTGATTAATTTATCAGTCGACCATTGATCAATTATTTTCAAAAAAACATCATTTGGCAAAACAGCATGTAAATAAACTTTAACTGCGGCCCAAGCTAATGCTGCGTTGTAGCGCTGATAATAGCCCCGGGAAACTTTTATTTTAGCATCGATCTGGCCAAAAGTCACTTTTAATGCGACGGCACGAGCTTCGATCACATTTTTGGCTTCACTGGGGATACGACCATAAAGCAGTGCTTTTGTCGTTGGCTTAACAATACCAACTTTTTGAAAAGCAATTTTAGCCAGGGTATCACCGAGAATATCCATGTGATCCAAACCGACGCTTGTAATCACAGCCACCGTCGCATCAATAACATTCGTCGAATCCCATAGTCCGCCGATCCCGACTTCAAGCACAAGCGCATCCAGATCTGATTCGGAAAAATAAAGAATCGCGATCGCTGTAATAACTTCAAACTCAGTTTGGTTTGTATATTTTGCAGCAATTCGCTGCGTATAGGATGTCAGGTCTTCAGCTGAAATATAGTGGCCGTCAATCTCAATTCGTTCGTTGAATTTGATAATAAACGGTGAAATAAAGAGACCTGTTTTAAAGCCGGACGCCGTTAAAATAGCCTGCGAAAAGCGTGAGACAGAACCCTTGCCATTAGTGCCCGTGACATGAATAATTGGCGGCAGCTTTTTTTCTGGGTGTCCTAACTTATTTAATAGCGTCAGCATACGTTCTTGGGTATCATGCTTAATTCGTTCACCCGTATTAGTCAGTGAATGAATCCAGTTGATCGCTTCTGTTTCATTTTTAATCATGATTCTGCTTCAACTCATCAATTCGTGCTTGTGTTGCATTGAATTTAGCCTGCCAATCGCTTAGTTTGCCTTTCTCAGCTAACACAACTTTTTCAGGTGCGCTATTAACAAACTTTTCGTTGGCTAGTTTGTTTGATGAACGCTTCACTTCGGCTGAAAACTTATTAAGTTCGCCTTTTAGTCGATCGATTTCAGCATCCAGATCAATTAATTCAGCTAAAGGAATATATACTGTTGCGCCAGCGATCACGCGTGACATCGCTAAAGCAGGAGCTTGAATTTGAGAACCAATTTCTAATCGCTTCGGATGACCAAAACGATTGATATAGTCGATGTTACCCTTGAAAACGGGCATGAGTGACTGGTCATCAATGTTGATCAAAATATCGACCGGAACCGAAAGAGGCGTCTTAACCTCGGTCCGAATGTTTCTAATAGCTGTGATCAATTCCTGCAAAGCTGAAAAAGCATGCTCAGCTTCAGGATCATTCAATGACTGCTTGACTTTCGGATAATCAGCAATGACAAGACTGTCTGCCGGCTGGTGACCCGGTAATTGCTGAAAAATGGCTTCAGTCACAAATGGCATGATCGGGTGCAGCAAACGCAAGACTTGGTCCAGTACATAAACCAAAGTTTGTTGAACAGCAATTTTATTGCCAGCTACATCACTTGTCAATGTCTCTTTGGTCATTTCAATATACCAATCAGCAAAATCATTCCATATAAAATTGTAGAGCTGGCGGCCGACTTCACCGAATTCGAATTTTTCAAAATTTTTAGAAACTTTATCAACCGTTGCATTTAGGCGAGATAAAATCCACTTGTCAGCGAGTGTCAAGTCTTTTTTATCTGGCAAGGAAATTTTTGTATCAGTTTCTAGATTCATTAAAACATAGCGGGAAACATTCCAAATTTTATTCACAAAATTCCAGGCTGAGTCCATCTTGTCATAGGAAAAATTAAGGTCTTGACCCGGTGTTGAGCCCGTTGACAAAAACCAGCGCAAAGCATCGGTACCATATTTATCGATCACATCCATCGGATCAATACCATTACCCAAGGACTTGGACATTTTGCGGCCTTGCTGATCTCGCATCAAACCATGGATCAAGACATTTTTAAAAGGTCGTCTGCCTGTAAATTCTTTCGCTTGAAAAATCATACGACTGATCCAAAAGAAAATAATGTCATAGCCCGTGACCATCGTTGAAGTGGGGTAAAAGCGTTTGAAGTCTGGGTCTTCAGTATTCGGCCAGCCAAGCGTTGAGAAAGGCCATAGTGCGCTGGAAAACCAAGTATCCAAAACATCAGGATCTCTAGTCCAGCCATCCCCTGCCGGTGCGGTCAAGCCCACATATGTCTCTTGCTGGCCATCACTTTTCGTCCGATACCAGGCTGGAATTTGATGACCCCACCATAACTGCCGAGAAATAACCCAATCATGAACATTTTCCATCCAAGATTCATAAGTGCCTTCAAAACGCAATGGCCAGAAGTCAACTTTTTCATCGGTATTTTGCTGCATTTCTAATGCTTGTTTAGCCAATGGCGCCATTTTAACAAACCACTGGGTCGACAAACGCGCTTCAACTTGAACATCAGTACGTTCAGAATGTCCAACTGAATGGACAATCGGCTCAATATTCAACATAAAATCGCGGTCTTGCAAATCCTTGACAATTGCTTTGCGAGCAGCAAAACGGTCCAAGCCGACATACTTGCCGGCATTCTCATTCATCGAGGCATCCGCATTCATCGTATTGATCCGTGGTAGATTATGGCGATTGCCAACAAGGAAGTCATTGGGATCGTGAGCTGGTGTGATCTTGACCATGCCGGTTCCAAAATCCTTATCAACATATTGGTCAGCAATTATCTCAACTTGTCGATCAACCAAGGGCACGATTATTTTACGGCCAACCAATTCCTGATAACGTTTATCAGAAGGATTAACAGCAACGGCCGTATCACCAAACATCGTCTCTGGTCTAGTCGTAGCAATTTCAATATAGTGCCGACCATTAAACGTAAAATTCGGGTCCACAAAAGGATATTTGACGTGATAAAATGCGCCTTTATCATCTTCATGAATAACTTCAATATCAGATAAAGCCGTTTTGGCCTGTGGATCCCAGTTGATGATGTATTCACCTCGATAGATAAGTCCTTTATTGTAGAGGTCAACAAAAACTTTTTTAACGGCATCATTTAGACCCTTATCCAAGGTAAAACGCTCACGCGAAAAGTCTAGCGATAACCCAAGTTTTGCCCATTGCGTCTTGATAATGGCGGCATATTCATCCTTCCATTGCCAAACTTTATCAACGAACTTTTCGCGGCCTAGATCGTAACGAGAAATGCCGTCTTCTCGTAAACGTGCTTCCACTTTGGCTTGAGTTGCAATACCAGCGTGATCCATACCAGGCAACCATAAAGTGTCATATCCCTGCATACGTTTTTGCCTAATCAGCATATCCTGAAGCGTTGTATCCCAAGCATGACCAAGATGCAGCTTGCCAGTCACATTAGGCGGTGGAATTACGATGGCATAAGACTCGGGATCACCATCTGCATACTTAGCCGGTTTGATTTTTTTATCAACATCTGGATTAAATAATTCAGCTTTTTGCCAGCGATCATAAATCCCTCTTTCAATCTCCGTCGGATCATATTTAGTTGACATGTTAATTTGGCGCATTTTTAGTTATCCTTTCGATGGAAAAAGTAAAAAATCAGTAAGCAATCACTAACAGCATAATAGCTATAAGACGCAAATCGCCGTGGAGCAGCAGCTCTAAAATTCTTCTAATAACGAATAAGTTCTTTCTCATGATCAAATTAAAAACGCCCTGAGAATCTCTCGGGACGCTTTTGCGTGGTACCACCCAAGTTGCTTGTTGCCAAGCCACTTAATATTTACGTGTAAATTCCTCTTAGCAACCTTCAATTCTTGCACTCTGATTTTCAGCAACCATCAGATCTCTAAAATATGCGCCAATTTACTCCTCTAAGTTGTCTTTAAGTATATCTAATCGGTTAATAGCTTTCAAGCTAAAAAGGTGTTTGATTACGATTCAAATAACCTTCCTTTAGGCGCTCATAACTGCCCGCTTCAATTTGATTCAGCGCACGTCCAACTATATCAACGGTTCGCGAATAATCAAGATCTCGTTCGTAATAAAGACGTGCCTGCTGCAAGGCGGTCATAATTTCCTGGCGATCGGTAAAACGGTTTGCATAATGAATCAACTCAATAGCTAAATTAGCATTATTATACAGTTCAGATGAACTGGCTTTCAGATCAGCGAGGTCAGTCGTGACTTCGTGTGCTTGGCGCTGAGCGTCATCAAGATTAACACGAGAAGCAGCAACCATGTCGTTCAATGCTTTGATTTCATCTTGAACAGATATAAACTGCAGACGATAATCCGCTGGTAGTCCGGGCATATCTACTTGCTCTAAAACCCGTCGTATATTAGAAAGTTCGCCTGCATATTGTAATGCGATCCGTTTCAAATCATCAAATACCTGTGGGTAAGAACTAATTGTGACATATAAATCTTTTTGGTTTTTAGAAATCTGATTCAGCTGGCGGAAAAGGCCATTTTGAACCTCGCGCAAAGCCGTGAAAGCTGCTTTCTTTTCCTGCCAGCGTTTCTTATTATCATTATTTTGTGCTGAAACAGATTTAATTTGCTCGCCCCAGCCGCGCATATCTTCGACTTCGGAATGCGACAAAATATAGCGTTGATCCAAACGATCGATTTCTAAAGTTAATTCCTGATTTTGAGCCCGGACGTGCGCCAATTCATTCGCCAAACGACGATCATTCTTTTTGACATCGTATTCAGCACTGTACTCGCTTTCAATTGTGTCATACAGCGTTTTAATTTGAACCTCTAAAAGTCGTTGGGCATCAACTGTTTTTTTAACATCCAGGTTCTTAAGCATATTCAAAATCTGCTCGTGATTCTTCCGCATATCAGAAATCACAACATTTGGATCCGCATCAAAAACAAATCCTTTTTTGGTTAACTCATCAGCACCCGTCTGCAGTTCTTTAAAATTAGCTGGATAACGATTGATCAATTTATCGTATAAAGGCGGAATATCAATCATTTTCTTTTCCAGATCATTAGTTTCGACCCGCAATTGTTCATAGACATCAGTCGCAGAACTGTGGTCACCTGCTTCAGTTAATTTGACGAATTTCGCAAAACTATCTTCTAGTCCAGATAAAACATTTTCTAGTGGTTCGGAAGCGGGGCCGTATTTAAAAGACTCAGCTAAAATCTTCTTACGCAGCTTGTCATATCTAGTCCGAAGTTCATCAACGGCTTTGCGGTGCTCTTGATCAACCTCATTTAGTTTTTGCAAACCAACTTGGATACTGGCAATTTTGTCTTTAGTTTCTTTCAAAGTTGTATCCAACGTATTGAATTCATCACGCGTTTTAAATACATTCAAGCCACGTGAATCGAAAACAACTGAGTTAGCCAGCTGATCAATATGAAGAAACTTTGAATTCTCGATATCATTGTAGTCAGCTTCTAAACGCTGGTAGCCATGCAAAGACTTACCAGTTAAACTGAGTTTACGAGCATCCAAAAGTGTCTGTTGAACATTAATTTGTGCCAACTTATCTTTTTGAGCAACGATATCGTTGGCTCTGCGCGCATAAGAACGCTGAAAAAGAACTGCGGCTAAATAGCCGATTAATAAAATTATCGCAATTATTAGAATAATCAAAGTCATAGCTGTACCTTATTTTATGTCTTGTCATGCATCGTCTGAAACAACATCAGCTTTTCTTAAAATCTAGTTCCCCTGCATACGAACGCTCTGATATCTACGACTTGATTTAATAACAAAGAGCGCGTATTATATAAGGGTTGTTCACAGCAGTTAAGTAGGAAGCTCGTCAACAAATCAGTTTCAAAGCAAATCTTTGAGTAGGCAAGCTGTCACGACCGAAGCTGATCTGCACGAATCTGAGCTTAACCCATTTACAACAAGAATGGAGAAAATATGTCACGTTATACCGGACCAAAATGGCGTTTGAGTCGTCGTCTCGGTATTTCTCTTCTAGGAAATGGCAAGGAATTAGCAAAACGTCCTTACGCTCCTGGTGATCACGGGAATACTGGTCGTCGCCCAAAGCTTTCAGAATATGCAACACAGTTGCGCGAAAAGCAAAAGCTTCGTTTTACTTATGGATTGTCTGAGCGCCAATTCCATAATTTGTTCTTAAAAGCCGGCAGAATCCGTAAGGGGCTGCACGGTACCAACTTCTTCATCTTACTTGAGACTCGTTTGGACTCAGTTGTCTATCGACTTGGATTGGCGACAACCCGTGCTCAATCCCGTCAATTGGTCAATCATGGTCATATTCTTGTTGATGGCAAGCGTGTGACGATCCCATCTTTTGAAGTTAAACCCGGACAAGTTATTTCCGTCCGCGAACGTTCTAAAAAGATTGTACCGATCGTAAACGCTGTCGAAGCATCTCTTCACAACACACCCTTCGTAGAATTCGATGCCGATAAACTTGAAGGTAAGTTGACTCGTTATCCAGAACGTGATGAACTGGGCGCAGATATCAACGAATCTTTGATCGTTGAATATTACAACCGTCTTGGTTAATCATGAATATTGATTTTAAAAAGATCAGCAGGAAAACTGCTGATTTTTTTTTATTTAGTCATCACTGCAAACTTTAAACAAAGTACTCAATAGCAATCATCATTTTTTAGCTAATTCTAATTAATCTTCATAGTTTTTCAGTTAGTTGATAATTACAATCAGTGGAAATTTTGTTAAGCAACTTGTCATAATAAAAAAAGAACCAACAAACTTCTGCTGGTTCTTTTTTATTGATTTAATTAGCATGATGAAACCATGCTATTTTTTTATCCAATAAAGCGACAGCATCATTAGCCATGTATAGCATATAAGTGAAAAACAGGACCAAAGATGCATCCCCTTGAGCTGCCGTAATTCCCCATAGAATAACTTGGGCAGCACCTTGCAAGATCCAAAAATAATAAGATTCCGAAAAACGCAAGGTTGTCAATAAAGCACCGGAAATGCCAATAGCAGCGGTAAATGAATCCACCATTGGCCGTGGTGTTTTCGTAATATAAATTTCAAAAAAGTAAAGAATAATCCAAGCTAGTATGAAGACAACTGCAAATAATTTGTACCAGTAAGCTGAATTATGTTTCTCACCACGCGCATCAACCTCAGAAATTTTACGAACTTTTTTTTCAACGTCAATCGCCCAATTGGGTGAAATCAAGACTGGAATATCTAGTAAAACAATATAAACGCCCTGCAAGATGGCGTCAGACGGATTATGAGCAGAAATGGCGACAACAATATAAATCAAAGCTGAAATCAGACCAAAAACGCCATTCAATGGTCGTGTATTTGTGATGGCCAGTGTCGTCGTAAAACCCAAAATAGCGGCAACGAAAGTCCAAATTGCTATGTCTGTCAGCGGATTGCTAAAGGTCTGCCAAGCAATAAAAAGGTAACCAAAAATAAGCAGTCCGTAGGATGACTTTGACCAACCCGACATTTGATGAACATACCAGGATGGTTTGAATAAATCTTTAAAAGTGTGCTGTTGTTGCATATCATTTTCTCCCTAATTTAAAATAGCTGTGTTAAGACACATCGTTCAAGAATAACAAAAATCCCGACGCAAAGTCGAGATTTTCGGAAGAATATTGAAATGTAATATGATTAATGAATTAAATAACTATTGATGAAAAATTACATCATTCCTGGCATACCAGGTGCTGCAGGAGCAGCTGGAGCATCAGGTTTAGGCAATTCAGCAACAACAGCTTCAGTCGTTAAAATCATAGCTGAAACAGAAGCAGCATTTTGCAGCGCAGAACGAGCAACTTTGGTCGGATCAACAATTCCAGCCTCGATCATGTTTACCCACTCGCCAGTAGCAGCATTAAAACCAACTTCTAGTTTTTCAGATTTGGCATGTTCAGCAATGACGGAGCCCTCTAAACCAGCATTTTCAGCAATTTGGCGAAGCGGCTCTTCTAAGGCACGAAGCACAATTCTTGCACCGGTCTCTGCATCACCAGTTAGCTGGCTAACAACTTTTTTAACTTCCGGAAGGACATTGACAAAGGCGGTACCACCACCAGCAACATAGCCTTCTTCAACAGCGGCACGAGTGGCATTTAAAGCATCTTCGATCCGGTACTTCTTTTCTTTTAATTCAGTCTCGGTGGCAGCACCAACACGAACAACAGCAACACCGCCAGCTAACTTAGCTAAACGTTCCTGCAATTTTTCTCGATCAAAATCAGACGTCGTATTATCAATTTCTTGACGAATGGCCTTAATTCTGTCTGCTAAAGCTGACTTATCACCTTTTCCTTCAACGATCGTGGTCTTATCTTTCGTGATACTAATGCGATTAGCTTGTCCCAGCTGATCAATAGCAACATCTTTCAGCTGCAAACCAAGATCCTCAGTAATCACAGTTGCACCGGTTAAAATCGCAATATCCTCTAACTGGGCTTTACGACGGTCACCAAATCCGGGTGCCTTAACAGCGGCAACGTTAAAAGTACCACGCAGCTTATTTAATACCAGCGTTGGCAAAGCTTCGCCCGTGATATCATCGGCAATGATCAACAAAGAACGGCCCTGCTCAACAACGCTTTGCAAAACAGGTAGAATATCTTGAATATTTCCAACTTTTTGGTCAGTGATCAAAATATAAGGATTATCCAAATTTGTCTCCATTTTGTCGTTATCGGTGACAAAATATTGGCTCATGTAACCGCGATCAAACTGCATGCCTTCAACAACATCTAGTTCAGTCTCGATACCTTTGGATTCTTCGATCGTAATAACACCATCATGACCAACTTTTTCCATGGCATCAGCAATCAGCTTGCCTGTTTCGTCATTTGCTGCGGAAATTGAAGCGATTTGCTGAATCGATGATGAGTCTTTAACTTCATGAGAATTAGCTTTTAAACCAGCAACGGCTGCGGCCGTTGCTTTTTCGATTCCGGCACGAATACCAACCGGATTAGCACCAGCAGTCACATTTTTAAGACCCTCATTAACGATAGCTTGTGTTAAAACGGTTGCAGTTGTTGTACCATCACCAGCAACGTCGTTGGTTTTAGAGGCAGCTTCCGTAACGAGTTTGGCACCCATGTTCTCGTAATGGTCATCTAATTCAATCGCTTTAGCAATTGTGACACCATCATTAGTAATCGTTGGTGTTCCATAGCTTTGTTCCAAGACAACGTTGCGGCCCTTAGGACCGATCGTCGTCTTAACAGCATCGGCTAGCTTATCTATTCCAGCCTGCATCCTTGCACGAGCATCTTCAGAAAAACGAACTTCTTTAGCCATGAATTACAGCACCCCCAAAATATCTTTTTCATGAACGATAAGGTAATCTTCCCCATCGATCGTTACTTGTGAACCAGCGTACTTATCAAACATCACTTTGTCGCCGACTTTAACAGATTTGGGTGCTTCTGCATCCCCGATAGTTGCCGTCGAAACTGCAATAACAGAACCTGTAACTGGCTTTTCCTTTGCATTGTTTGCAATTAAAATACCACCAACTTTTTCTTCCTCTGGTTGGTCGATACTAAGAACAATTCGATCGCCTAATGGTTTGATCATATGTGTAAAACCTCCTTTAAACTTGTTCCGCATCAAATTATAACGCAATAGGTCAAAAAAGGTCAAACTTCTTGACAAAGTCTGACCTTTTAAAATAAACCGTTATTTTTTACTTTTTATTTAGCACTTTTGATGTTTTTAAAATTATCAACGAAATAAATTAAAGTCTGCATACCAGTTGTCAAATCAACGTTTTGTACACGAACACTGTTTGGAACTGTAATTCTGATAGGCGAAAAGTTTAAAATACCTTTAACACCAGCGGCAACTAATTGATCAGTGACTTGTTGAGCCGACCTCTCGGGAACTGTCAGGATCGCAATAGTCACATCGGCCTTTTTCAATTCCGTTTCTAACTGATCAACTGCGTATACTGGCAGAAGCTCATCTTTTTCATTCTTAATCTGAACCGTCTTTTTCTTGGGATCACTATCAAAACCCATAATGATCTCAATATTGTTCGAATGAACAAAGTTATACTTCATCAAAGCCTGGCCTAAATTGCCGACACCGACAACGGCTACTTTATTTAATTTGTCCTGAGACAAGACTTTACTGAAGAAATTCAGTAAAGCAGCAACATCATAACCAAAACCGCGTTTCCCCAGTGCCCCAAAGTAAGAAAAGTCACGTCTAACCGTCGCCGCATCAAACTTAATCGCCTCAGATATTTCAGATGAGTTGATTCGTTTGATCCCAGCTGCATGCAGTGAAGATAGATAATAGTAATAAATAGGTAATCGTTGAGCCGTAGCTCGCGGTATTTGTGTATCAGCAGTCATTTTTATCAAATCCTTTCATTGATTCACATTTCCATTGTAAACGAATTAGATAAAAAAATCACAAAAATTGTGAAATAATCACATTCTTGTAAAATTTAAAGAAGGATCAACATTCAAATCTAAGCCGGAAAAGTGCTTTTGCTTGTAAGCAAGAAAAGCAGCGGCACCAATCATAGCAGCATTATCACCCGATAATTCAATTGGTGCTTCAGTGAGTACCAATTGATATTTCATAGCTAAATCCTCTACAGCGCAGCGCAGAGCAAGATTGGCTGCGACACCGCCGCCCAGTAATAACTGCTGAGGCTGAAATTTTTCAATTGCTAATGTCACTTTTTCAATGATCGCTTCAATGACAGCTTTTTGAAAACTCGCTGCAACATCATTTTTGTTGATCGTTCGGTCTAATTGTTTTTCATGATGTACATAATTCAACACAGCTGATTTTAAACCAGAAAAAGAAAAATCGAAATCAGCTTCTGTATGCGCAATCGGAAAATGAATGTCTGCATGCCCTTTTTGGGCCATTTCCTGCATTTCTTTACCAGCTGGATATTTAAGTCCTAGAATTCGGCCGACCTTATCAAAAGCCTCGCCAGCAGCGTCATCCAAGGTCGTTCCAATAATTTGAAAAACATTTTCTTTGGCCATCCAAACAAGCTCAGTGTGTCCGCCGGAAACCATAATGGCCATAGCTGGATAGACAGTTGCTTTAACGAAATTAGCCGCACTGATATGGCCAGCCAAATGATTCACACCAATGAAAGGCAGATTGTGTACCATCGCAAAAGTTTTACCAGCCATTAATCCGATCAATAACGAGCCCACTAGTCCGGGACCGAAAGTCGCAGCAACAGCCGATAATTGAGTCTCAGGATCAGTGATATGGGCCTGCATCAACGCTTCTTGCGTGACACGATCAATCCATTCAAGATGATGACGACTGGCTACTTCGGGTACAATTCCTCCAAAGCGTTGATGGCTTGCGATTTGTGTGGCAACAATATTGCTTAAAATGATATGACCATTTTTCACAACTGAAGCACTGGTCTCGTCAGCCGAGGACTCAAAAGCTAAGATCAAATTATCATGTGAATCAGTCATAGCTGCCACTCCATTTCGATCGCATCTTCATGGTCGCCATCATAATAGCCAACCAATTCTTGCGTTTTTTTGAAACCAATTTTTTCATATAATTGAAAGGCCCTGAAATTAGATTGGCGTACCTCCAAGGACAAAGTTGTTAAATGGTTGTCTAGGACCAGCTTGCCAGCTAATTTCATTAAATAACTGCCCAAGCCTTTGCTTTGCCAAATCGGCAGCACTGCAATATTTGTAATATGCAGGTCCTGTGAACTTTTGCGATAAGACAGACCGAGAAAGGCAATTGTTT is part of the Oenococcus sicerae genome and encodes:
- a CDS encoding bifunctional folylpolyglutamate synthase/dihydrofolate synthase, yielding MIKNETEAINWIHSLTNTGERIKHDTQERMLTLLNKLGHPEKKLPPIIHVTGTNGKGSVSRFSQAILTASGFKTGLFISPFIIKFNERIEIDGHYISAEDLTSYTQRIAAKYTNQTEFEVITAIAILYFSESDLDALVLEVGIGGLWDSTNVIDATVAVITSVGLDHMDILGDTLAKIAFQKVGIVKPTTKALLYGRIPSEAKNVIEARAVALKVTFGQIDAKIKVSRGYYQRYNAALAWAAVKVYLHAVLPNDVFLKIIDQWSTDKLIKFLNTVSWPARMEKISEDPLIILDGAHNPQGVAVLNDSLLREYGDKEQLILFGHLEKKQISAADFHSLPLATVFPVNWQAYKQTAQSNQYEEWHAQLDELLSKIDRKKQMIVVTGSLYFVSQVRTYLNKKLTQID
- the pnuC gene encoding nicotinamide riboside transporter PnuC — protein: MQQQHTFKDLFKPSWYVHQMSGWSKSSYGLLIFGYLFIAWQTFSNPLTDIAIWTFVAAILGFTTTLAITNTRPLNGVFGLISALIYIVVAISAHNPSDAILQGVYIVLLDIPVLISPNWAIDVEKKVRKISEVDARGEKHNSAYWYKLFAVVFILAWIILYFFEIYITKTPRPMVDSFTAAIGISGALLTTLRFSESYYFWILQGAAQVILWGITAAQGDASLVLFFTYMLYMANDAVALLDKKIAWFHHAN
- a CDS encoding GroES family chaperonin, yielding MIKPLGDRIVLSIDQPEEEKVGGILIANNAKEKPVTGSVIAVSTATIGDAEAPKSVKVGDKVMFDKYAGSQVTIDGEDYLIVHEKDILGVL
- a CDS encoding valine--tRNA ligase; translation: MRQINMSTKYDPTEIERGIYDRWQKAELFNPDVDKKIKPAKYADGDPESYAIVIPPPNVTGKLHLGHAWDTTLQDMLIRQKRMQGYDTLWLPGMDHAGIATQAKVEARLREDGISRYDLGREKFVDKVWQWKDEYAAIIKTQWAKLGLSLDFSRERFTLDKGLNDAVKKVFVDLYNKGLIYRGEYIINWDPQAKTALSDIEVIHEDDKGAFYHVKYPFVDPNFTFNGRHYIEIATTRPETMFGDTAVAVNPSDKRYQELVGRKIIVPLVDRQVEIIADQYVDKDFGTGMVKITPAHDPNDFLVGNRHNLPRINTMNADASMNENAGKYVGLDRFAARKAIVKDLQDRDFMLNIEPIVHSVGHSERTDVQVEARLSTQWFVKMAPLAKQALEMQQNTDEKVDFWPLRFEGTYESWMENVHDWVISRQLWWGHQIPAWYRTKSDGQQETYVGLTAPAGDGWTRDPDVLDTWFSSALWPFSTLGWPNTEDPDFKRFYPTSTMVTGYDIIFFWISRMIFQAKEFTGRRPFKNVLIHGLMRDQQGRKMSKSLGNGIDPMDVIDKYGTDALRWFLSTGSTPGQDLNFSYDKMDSAWNFVNKIWNVSRYVLMNLETDTKISLPDKKDLTLADKWILSRLNATVDKVSKNFEKFEFGEVGRQLYNFIWNDFADWYIEMTKETLTSDVAGNKIAVQQTLVYVLDQVLRLLHPIMPFVTEAIFQQLPGHQPADSLVIADYPKVKQSLNDPEAEHAFSALQELITAIRNIRTEVKTPLSVPVDILINIDDQSLMPVFKGNIDYINRFGHPKRLEIGSQIQAPALAMSRVIAGATVYIPLAELIDLDAEIDRLKGELNKFSAEVKRSSNKLANEKFVNSAPEKVVLAEKGKLSDWQAKFNATQARIDELKQNHD
- the groL gene encoding chaperonin GroEL (60 kDa chaperone family; promotes refolding of misfolded polypeptides especially under stressful conditions; forms two stacked rings of heptamers to form a barrel-shaped 14mer; ends can be capped by GroES; misfolded proteins enter the barrel where they are refolded when GroES binds), with the translated sequence MAKEVRFSEDARARMQAGIDKLADAVKTTIGPKGRNVVLEQSYGTPTITNDGVTIAKAIELDDHYENMGAKLVTEAASKTNDVAGDGTTTATVLTQAIVNEGLKNVTAGANPVGIRAGIEKATAAAVAGLKANSHEVKDSSSIQQIASISAANDETGKLIADAMEKVGHDGVITIEESKGIETELDVVEGMQFDRGYMSQYFVTDNDKMETNLDNPYILITDQKVGNIQDILPVLQSVVEQGRSLLIIADDITGEALPTLVLNKLRGTFNVAAVKAPGFGDRRKAQLEDIAILTGATVITEDLGLQLKDVAIDQLGQANRISITKDKTTIVEGKGDKSALADRIKAIRQEIDNTTSDFDREKLQERLAKLAGGVAVVRVGAATETELKEKKYRIEDALNATRAAVEEGYVAGGGTAFVNVLPEVKKVVSQLTGDAETGARIVLRALEEPLRQIAENAGLEGSVIAEHAKSEKLEVGFNAATGEWVNMIEAGIVDPTKVARSALQNAASVSAMILTTEAVVAELPKPDAPAAPAAPGMPGMM
- the ezrA gene encoding septation ring formation regulator EzrA, which translates into the protein MTLIILIIAIILLIGYLAAVLFQRSYARRANDIVAQKDKLAQINVQQTLLDARKLSLTGKSLHGYQRLEADYNDIENSKFLHIDQLANSVVFDSRGLNVFKTRDEFNTLDTTLKETKDKIASIQVGLQKLNEVDQEHRKAVDELRTRYDKLRKKILAESFKYGPASEPLENVLSGLEDSFAKFVKLTEAGDHSSATDVYEQLRVETNDLEKKMIDIPPLYDKLINRYPANFKELQTGADELTKKGFVFDADPNVVISDMRKNHEQILNMLKNLDVKKTVDAQRLLEVQIKTLYDTIESEYSAEYDVKKNDRRLANELAHVRAQNQELTLEIDRLDQRYILSHSEVEDMRGWGEQIKSVSAQNNDNKKRWQEKKAAFTALREVQNGLFRQLNQISKNQKDLYVTISSYPQVFDDLKRIALQYAGELSNIRRVLEQVDMPGLPADYRLQFISVQDEIKALNDMVAASRVNLDDAQRQAHEVTTDLADLKASSSELYNNANLAIELIHYANRFTDRQEIMTALQQARLYYERDLDYSRTVDIVGRALNQIEAGSYERLKEGYLNRNQTPF
- the rpsD gene encoding 30S ribosomal protein S4; this encodes MSRYTGPKWRLSRRLGISLLGNGKELAKRPYAPGDHGNTGRRPKLSEYATQLREKQKLRFTYGLSERQFHNLFLKAGRIRKGLHGTNFFILLETRLDSVVYRLGLATTRAQSRQLVNHGHILVDGKRVTIPSFEVKPGQVISVRERSKKIVPIVNAVEASLHNTPFVEFDADKLEGKLTRYPERDELGADINESLIVEYYNRLG